A window of the Zeugodacus cucurbitae isolate PBARC_wt_2022May chromosome 2, idZeuCucr1.2, whole genome shotgun sequence genome harbors these coding sequences:
- the LOC105216709 gene encoding pre-mRNA 3'-end-processing factor FIP1, whose product MADDTNEDSWLYGTSNPDSTTNEENVEVAAGIVEETPLLSQKSENEATALGGVSEALGPKPVESPDEEEPFGEFEDPAQEMEEDEDAAAAAASTAADTTDGDDDVGENAQKSKSSEDGEANSDDDDDSDDDINVVIGDIKAAPSTYNIKQRTNLLGGPPGSGQEKTKSGAPGGKFSVEDFEGVGTINGVPAHEFSIDSLEDKPWRKPGADITDYFNYGFNEETWRSYCERQKRFRIQESGVGLASLTQNINQSGERQHDGPVNGAPIGTMAPGMVPEQMQLPPPGILPPPQGMHHGPPRMGMGMPRGPRPINSTNSKENPIQVMTAECREYSRPGTVSQIPTNFGAPPPNDEPYFPEPETFDYGYEPTQESQWNNENPNWMPSGIKELTPGPNMAQPPATGMAGPPGVPPMGVPPPQIGGPPPQMRQHPPLLPGMPPPNMGMGPPPPGMGMMMGPGGAAPMRMPMGPPRMMGPHGGGPPNPGHMDRERHEREREREREYERTERRDRDRERDRDRDRENERERERERDRERERERPRRERSRSREKIRRRSKSREKERDRERDRERERDRESERERERDRSEKLDDTDRVVDEERERRRRDRERDRERERSRRERSRSREKTRRRSKSREKERERSSKTSSTSSTNRSDKKKSHRKDKEEEE is encoded by the exons atggccGATGATACTAATGAAGATAGCTGGCTTTATGGCACTTCAAATCCTGATTCGACAACAAATGAAGAGAATGTTGAAGTGGCAGCCGGCATTGTCGAAGAAACACCGCTTCTTTCGCAAAAATCAGAAAATGAAGCAACAGCTTTGGGTGGTGTGAGTGAGGCACTGGGGCCAAAACCAGTTGAATCTCCTGATGAAGAAGAGCCTTTTGGTGAATTTGAAGATCCAGCACAGGAAATGGAAGAAGATGAAGATGCCGCAGCCGCTGCTGCTAGCACAGCAGCAGATACTACTGATGGTGACGACGATGTGGGCGAAAACGCACAAAAG TCAAAAAGTTCGGAAGATGGTGAGGCGAATTCAGATGATGACGATGATTCCGATGATGATATCAATGTTGTAATCGGTGACATAAAAGCAGCACCCAGCACTTATAATATTAAGCAGCGCACAAATTTATTGGGTGGGCCACCAGGTTCGGGCCAAGAGAAAACCAAGTCTGGTGCACCAGGCGGCAAATTTAGTGTTGAAGATTTTGAAGGCGTTGGTACAATAAACGGCGTACCAGCACATGAATTTAGTATTGATTCCTTGGAAGATAAACCTTGGCGCAAACCTGGAGCTGATATAACTGATTATTTCAATTACGGATTCAACGAAGAGACCTGGCGTTCTTATTGTGAACGACAAAAAAGATTTCGCATTCAAGAAAGTGGTGTTGGCTTAGCTAGTttaacacaaaatataaatcaatctGGTGAAAGGCAGCATGACGGTCCTGTTAATGGTGCTCCGATTGGTACAATGGCACCTGGAATGGTGCCAGAACAAATGCAATTACCACCACCTGGTATTTTGCCACCGCCTCAAGGTATGCACCATGGGCCGCCACGTATGGGTATGGGAATGCCGCGTGGTCCACGACCAATTAACAGTACCAATAGCAAAGAGAACCCCATTCAAGTAATGACAGCTGAATGCCGTGAATATTCACGTCCAGGTACGGTATCTCAAATACCTACGAATTTTGGTGCGCCACCGCCAAATGATGAACCCTATTTCCCGGAACCCGAAACATTCGACTACGGATATGAGCCTACACAAGAGTCGCaatggaataatgaaaatccTAATTGGATGCCTTCAGGCATAAAAGAGTTGACGCCTGGACCAAACATGGCGCAACCACCTGCAACTGGAATGGCAGGACCACCTGGTGTACCTCCCATGGGAGTTCCTCCACCACAAATTGGTGGACCGCCTCCACAAATGCGTCAACATCCACCGTTACTACCTGGAATGCCTCCACCAAATATGG GTATGGGACCACCACCGCCAGGCATGGGCATGATGATGGGACCCGGAGGTGCGGCACCAATGAGAATGCCAATGGGACCGCCACGCATGATGGGACCACATGGTGGTGGGCCACCAAATCCCGGTCATATGGATCGCGAACGTCACGAGCGTGAGCGTGAAAGAGAGCGAGAATATGAGCGTACTGAACGAAGGGACAGAGATAGGGAACGTGATCGCGATAGAGATCGTGAAAACGAAAGGGAACGGGAACGTGAACGCGATAGAGAAAGAGAACGTGAAAG ACCTCGCCGTGAACGCTCACGTAGCCGTGAAAAAATTAGACGGCGTTCGAAATCGCGTGAGAAAGAACGCGACCGCGAACGTGACAGAGAACGTGAGCGCGACCGAGAATCTGAACGAGAAAGAGAACGGGACAGGAGTGAAAAACTTGAT GATACTGATCGTGTGGTCGATGAAGAACGTGAGCGAAGACGACGCGATCGTGAACGAGATCGCGAAAGAGAaag GTCGCGACGAGAGCGTTCGCGTAGTCGTGAAAAAACGCGACGTCGTTCCAAATCTCGGGAAAAAGAGCGTGAGAGAAGCAGTAAAACAAGTAGCACGTCTTCAACAAACCGTAGTGACAAAAAGAAATCACATCGTAaagataaagaagaagaagagtaa
- the LOC105216708 gene encoding uncharacterized protein LOC105216708: MEALDLLEKRIDTLSRMLGPFPDEGNAAAAGTGPDPNKPPAAPETVVDSLLTVNSMLNGVIGNREQIAKAIVRAPELEKYLDPNFLEENQQVRSKEVYLNAIAPDLHAQFEQLDRVKQLEPTLGAEYFRSIPGECTEKLKQHSQDNTEFAHQAELIEESLILAMKRYGEIQTGLLESLGTMNKRLEAIEEKMEQKKRTEAEKELPSPKE, encoded by the coding sequence ATGTTAGGTCCGTTTCCCGACGAAGGAAACGCAGCTGCAGCTGGGACTGGTCCCGACCCAAACAAGCCACCAGCCGCACCCGAAACAGTTGTCGACTCATTGCTTACAGTGAATAGTATGCTAAATGGGGTTATTGGAAACCGTGAACAAATTGCAAAAGCAATTGTTCGTGCTCCtgaacttgaaaaatatttggatcCAAATTTTCTGGAAGAGAACCAACAAGTTCGTTCCAAAGAAGTCTATTTAAATGCTATTGCACCAGATTTACATGCACAATTCGAACAGTTGGATCGTGTAAAACAACTTGAACCTACATTGGGTGCTGAATATTTCCGTAGTATACCCGGTGAATGTACAGAAAAATTGAAACAGCATTCGCAAGATAATACCGAGTTTGCTCATCAAGCTGAGTTAATAGAGGAAAGTTTAATTTTGGCTATGAAACGGTATGGAGAAATACAAACCGGTCTTTTGGAATCGCTCGGCACCATGAATAAGCGGTTAGAAGCGATAGAGGAAAAAATGGAGCAAAAGAAGCGTACCGAAGCTGAAAAGGAACTTCCTTCTCCTAAGGAATGA